In Helianthus annuus cultivar XRQ/B chromosome 3, HanXRQr2.0-SUNRISE, whole genome shotgun sequence, a single window of DNA contains:
- the LOC110929671 gene encoding histone H2A.6 has product MAGRGKTLGSAVAKKATSRSSKAGLQFPVGRIARFLKAGKYAERVGAGAPVYLAAVLEYLAAEVLELAGNAARDNKKTRIVPRHIQLAVRNDEELSKLLGDVTIANGGVMPNIHNLLLPKKSGSSKPSGDDE; this is encoded by the exons ATGGCAGGAAGAGGCAAAACCCTAGGATCTGCCGTCGCAAAGAAGGCCACATCTCGTAGCAGCAAAGCCGGTCTCCAATTCCCCGTCGGCCGTATCGCTCGTTTCCTGAAAGCCGGTAAATACGCCGAGCGTGTCGGCGCTGGAGCTCCGGTCTATCTCGCCGCTGTTCTCGAATACCTCGCCGCTGAG GTGCTGGAATTGGCGGGAAACGCGGCAAGGGATAACAAGAAGACTCGAATTGTGCCGAGGCATATTCAATTGGCGGTGAGGAATGATGAGGAATTGAGTAAGTTGCTTGGTGACGTCACCATCGCGAATGGTGGCGTCATGCCGAATATTCATAACCTTTTGCTTCCGAAGAAGTCTGGTTCGTCGAAGCCCTCTGGTGATGATGAATAG